A stretch of DNA from Cryptomeria japonica chromosome 4, Sugi_1.0, whole genome shotgun sequence:
atatcttgatcctaaagtatgtgatcatctcatgagtgaactcttaagtgattgtcccggactgagctggatatcatgatattgagtttattgtcatgacaagactatatgaaatgttgtcccgaattgtgtcggaagtcatgacagaatatgcttccaagaaaattacttagatccactcctgctaagagggagtgttaagatatagccctcatgaatctaagtaatggtaaatcggttataatctggagagtgatatattaacagagcatacagtttggaaattaaacataaacaaactaattgttatgaatggttgcctccgtagggacatgtccatacgtggcaactgccacgtatggacatgtccctacgtaggtaacctttcctcttgtatttaaaccggattcaatgatggagacgatcaataactcatggcaatcagtcttccagaatcactgtcattattcttcgatccatatttaaCAACAGATGTAAGTCGAAATTTTCTTAATTGACTTTTTTAAAGGATAACAAAATAATGGGAGGCAATGCTTAAAGtcataaattttttaattctattttaagaCAAATAATTATTTAACTGGAACCAGAAATAAATTgacaaatattaattattaaaaatgaaaattctaAAATTCTGATCCTACTTATTTTAAAAATCAAACTAACATACAAGACTGTATAATTTTCAAATAGTCAATAATCAACTTCGACACACAATATATAGAGATAGATAAAATCAACTTATACTAGTAGTCTTGTTATATACAAGACCTATTTGTGAAACAGGTGTGAATATATAgattacatatttttttttttatgttctcAAGCTAATTCTAAAATCAGCACGCAATACAGACTGAGAGATTAGGAAGTCACACATCCTAAGAAAGAAAACGAGGGGGCTTATATAAAGAAGGGCTTAAACAAGAAACTCTCATAATATTATGGACAGGTGAAATACTATTTGTGGATTAATATGAACTTAAGGGTTATAAATTTTGATAGGCAGACGAGGAGTAGCTAAGAGGAGGAGAGGAACTTTCCTGTGAATCGTCAATTCATACTTCTCAGACATGTCCAAATCTTGGGGTTGTTGGCCAGAGGGAAGAGACCAATCAAATGCATGGACAAAGCTTGCAAGTGCAAATTGTATCATACGAAGCCCTAGATCATAGCCCGGGCACATTCTTCGCCCTGCACCGAATGGTAATATGCGAAAGTCTCTTCCATGGAGTTTAACAGGATTGTCAACGAAGCGATTTGGATCAAATTCTAACGGCCTGTCCCACGCATTTGGATCTCTTGCTACAGCCCACACATTCACCATTACGCGTGAGTTGGGAGGAATGAAATAACCCATTACTTTGCTTGAACATTTTGGAGATGCGTGAGGAAGCAATAGTGGCGTTGGAGGATGCAGTCGAAGAGTTTCAGTCACAACCGCTTCTAAGTATTTTAGCTGAGGAAGATGAGATTCTCTTACTATCTCTTCCATTCCCACACATGCATCCACTTCGTCTCTGACTTTCTTCATGAGATGGGGATGGCGGATCAGTTCTGCCATCGCCCATTCTACTGTGCGGGTAGCAGTGTCTGTTCCTGCCGAAATCATGCTCTGCATTGATCACAATAAACAGTACAGTTCTTAACATATATAGTCTTAGAAATTAAGAATGATGAACAACTTTATGAGACAAAGGATCAGAATACTATCTTTGATAGAAAAAATTAAAGCCAATACATACatagtttaaaaaatatataaaatgttagcaatctttcaaaaaaaatttactAAATATTAATTTGTATGGGCAGGTCTTTCTTTTGAAAAAAACTTAGTGATGATTGTTTATTTTGATGGATCTTGGAAAATAATAGAAATACATAatcatttcatttaaaaaaaatatttttttatgaaaaggtAATATTAGTGTTTGTAGTGAAATCATTATTTATGTAATTATGTATATTTATTCTTAAACtcattcatattcatatttatTGGATTTGACAAGctattatttaaaatttagaatAAGTTGTTTAAATCAAATCTGATTTCAAATGAATCATTTGaggaaattaaaatatataatatagtatTTAAACTCAACCTTATGTAACATTGATCTCTTTCATTTACGGTTATTTAAATTTCCTCGTTAGTAAtgatattagatttccacaatccatagtttTAATGATACTATTTCTAGATTACACAATGTATTAGAGTTTTTATATCAAgcttttggatcacactccatgatccatgaTCCATGATCATGATAGTAGAGACCTAAGAGTCCTAAAATGACAATTAGTTGCAAACTAAACCCAAATGAAAAAGAAGAGAGGAGAGGGGAGGTGACACAAGGTTAAAAAAAAAGGGGTACGAAAAGTAAATGAAAAGAATGAAAGGAGGAGGGGAAAAGGAGTGGGGATTAattactacaaatgaatacaagatTAAACTATCTTAAGTACGGGGTTAATTACTACGTACGAATACATGATTGCAATATCTTATAGATACAAAACTTTCTAAGATATTTAATAATAGCAATTATATCTAAAAATAGATACATATGTACAAAACaagtataaaaataattaataagaatctacatttataatttttaaatcaaatatcaatgaaaataattaaaataaaaaagatactAACAATACCAAAAAGATTAACTAGAAAGATATAAATTATGATATATCCTAACAACACTCAAAATAATattaaagtaataataataataatacgaTATGTAAATGAACACTGCAATATATAGTAATAATACTTAAAAGTATTAACACTTAATACTATTTGTTATCGGGAACTAGAATTATTGAcatctaatatttaataatttaccAATCACTCCACGAACCTAAGCTTAAATAATATGAATGAAAGACGAGTAGAATTTGCATTTTCTACGATGGAATCAAAAAACATAGATCAAGTAGCCTGATATCACAGTAAACTAATAGGTTAACGTGCGTACTAGTAAAATGCCTTTGATATTAGTCTCAGATAGTTCTGCTCCCTCTTCAGAAGACTTAGATTTGAGCTCATAGAGAATTTGCAAAAAGTCCTTGCTGCCATTATCATCTCTGGACAGAAGCAGACGCTTCTGTTGTTCTTCCATCTTCCTCACAAGAAACTCATCAAGTCGCTTCTGCAACCTCTTGGTTTGATCAAGAGAACCACCCAACCAAATCCAATCTAAGAAACTAACGTAATCCCCAATCCTAAAACGACCACCCTCAGCTAAAAACTCCTCCATTAATTCTCTGAAATGTTGGGCCTCTGCATTATTGTCATCAAAAAATCTCAACCTCAGCGTCATTTGCCCAATAACATTAGAAGTAAAAACATTAACGAAATCTCCCACATTTACAGCACTGGTTCGCCTTTTAAAGATGAAAGCGAGGACCAGGGTCATTTCTTCCTCTCGGAACTGCTGCCACTTTTGCATACATTTGGGGGTCAAAAGGTGGAAAATACAGATTTTTCGTAGCACAGGCCACTGGGGAGATGTGGCCACATCATTTCTATTGTATAATAGAATATCTGCAACCGCTCCCATGTTTTCTGGTCTGTTAGAGAAATCTGAATCAAAAGTCTTGAGAATGGCAACTGCAGCCTCCTGAGAGGAAGCTATAAGGGCTGGGGTGGTGCCCAATTTGAGATACATGAGGCTGCCATAGCGCTTAGAAAGAGCGTGAAGAGACTGGTGGGGATTCGAACCGAGGTCCAGCAGGCTACCTAAAATAGGCAACCCTCGTGGCCCTGGCGGCAGCTTTGCCTTTTCTCCATTCAGTAAATAAACGCAAGCTACCACGGCTATGACTGCTAGAGTTAGAGAAACTGAGAATAGGGAGGAAAATGGAAGAAACTTGGAAAAATCCATATTGGGATCTGGGTGTTCTCTGGGATCTTACTGCTTGTAGTACTGGTAATGCTGGGTATATATAGGAAAATATGGTCAATCTTTAGACCAGAAGCTCCACTTGAATAAGAACGTTTGATTTGCGACTAACGTTTGTCAACAAATGCAGCTCTTCCTAGACAGTTTTAACAATTCAAAACTCTTTATTTTGTTATTTCTGTACTTGGTCATTCCCAAGCTTCCGATGTCAAATCACATATGGATGAATTTGTGATCAGTTTCCTCCATATCAGTTTAACAGTTTTACAGTCAATGGTAATCCATTTACGTATAAAAATTTGCTTCTGAGTTTTCAACTATTTGATAATTACAAATAGACTTCAATTAATTAATGTCAATATTAGTTGGTTTCACTTGTGTTTATATTCATTTTGATATATTTGCAGGCTTCTACCCTTATCCCTATCATTTTCTCTTTTCGTCAATAAATCTACATGAGACTTTTGTATCATACGATTACTTATAGAATActtaattttcaatttaattttattaGGATTGAACGACATTTATGAAGTTTAGATATCTATTTTCTTTCATCAATAAATATATTCTTTTGTAATTAGTTAACAATTGTATCATTAGAA
This window harbors:
- the LOC131043527 gene encoding flavonoid 3'-monooxygenase CYP75B137 encodes the protein MGGKRTKVELLDYEEVKKNKTIWRNLDHGAITPFIETLHGADASVTKNFAKGLKDVKIQLRGKIIEIDEKLIIEVIGLSMEGANFYRDRKMHDVVVQEFPKDEKGRKKLAKLDKRSYNMVSLTLAVIAVVACVYLLNGEKAKLPPGPRGLPILGSLLDLGSNPHQSLHALSKRYGSLMYLKLGTTPALIASSQEAAVAILKTFDSDFSNRPENMGAVADILLYNRNDVATSPQWPVLRKICIFHLLTPKCMQKWQQFREEEMTLVLAFIFKRRTSAVNVGDFVNVFTSNVIGQMTLRLRFFDDNNAEAQHFRELMEEFLAEGGRFRIGDYVSFLDWIWLGGSLDQTKRLQKRLDEFLVRKMEEQQKRLLLSRDDNGSKDFLQILYELKSKSSEEGAELSETNIKGILLSMISAGTDTATRTVEWAMAELIRHPHLMKKVRDEVDACVGMEEIVRESHLPQLKYLEAVVTETLRLHPPTPLLLPHASPKCSSKVMGYFIPPNSRVMVNVWAVARDPNAWDRPLEFDPNRFVDNPVKLHGRDFRILPFGAGRRMCPGYDLGLRMIQFALASFVHAFDWSLPSGQQPQDLDMSEKYELTIHRKVPLLLLATPRLPIKIYNP